A single genomic interval of Brevundimonas diminuta harbors:
- a CDS encoding 2OG-Fe(II) oxygenase, producing the protein MTPTLTPLTEAARAAIRERLAHTGRAQIDGVLAPADAQALYDAATRADYNVVTRRGTGHVDLPAAWLASLTPDQKQALGQAVQVSAQTDFQYLYDNHPIYDLVQAGQAAPIWSDLSAFLNGEAFLGLMRDVTGEPRLALADAQLTRYRAGHFLTEHDDHAEGKNRFFAYVLNLTPAWRIEWGGLLAFHGADGNVAEAFTPRFNTLNLLKVPTPHSVTQVALSAAADRISVTGWLRGR; encoded by the coding sequence ATGACGCCGACCCTGACGCCCCTGACCGAGGCAGCGCGCGCCGCCATTCGCGAACGGTTGGCGCACACGGGGCGGGCGCAGATCGACGGCGTCCTGGCCCCGGCGGACGCGCAGGCGCTCTACGACGCGGCGACGCGCGCCGACTACAATGTCGTGACGCGACGCGGGACCGGTCATGTCGATCTGCCCGCCGCCTGGCTGGCTTCTCTGACGCCGGATCAGAAACAGGCGCTGGGTCAGGCGGTGCAGGTCTCGGCCCAGACCGACTTCCAGTATCTGTATGACAATCACCCGATCTACGATCTGGTCCAGGCGGGGCAGGCGGCGCCGATATGGTCCGATCTGTCGGCCTTCCTGAACGGCGAGGCGTTCCTGGGTCTGATGCGGGACGTGACCGGCGAGCCTCGGCTCGCCTTGGCCGATGCGCAACTGACCCGCTATCGCGCCGGCCATTTTCTGACTGAGCATGACGATCACGCCGAGGGCAAGAATCGCTTCTTCGCCTATGTGCTGAACCTGACGCCGGCCTGGCGAATCGAGTGGGGCGGCCTGCTGGCCTTCCATGGCGCCGACGGCAATGTGGCGGAGGCCTTCACGCCGCGCTTCAACACCCTGAATCTGCTGAAGGTGCCGACGCCCCATTCGGTGACGCAGGTCGCCCTGTCGGCGGCGGCGGACCGGATTTCGGTCACCGGTTGGCTGCGCGGTCGCTGA
- the metG gene encoding methionine--tRNA ligase: MARILITSALPYINGIKHLGNLAGSMLPADVWARFKRAQGHEVLYICATDEHGTPAELAAAAAGQDVRTYCDEQHEIQKAAGQAFGLSYDWFGRSSNPQNHRLTQHFAEALEKNGLIEERVDRMIYSIDDARFLPDRYVEGTCPHCGHVGARGDQCDNCGRLLDPTDLIDPYSSVSGSKNLEVRDTRHLYLLQTKIEPEIRAWVDGKTGWQQLAKSIAYKHLDEGLIDRGITRDLAWGVPVTKDGFPRPGMEDKVFYVWFDAPIEYIAATEEWAEATGGSWRDWWRLDEGAEDVRYVQFMGKDNVAFHTVSFPATIIGSGEPWKTVDQLKAFNWLNWYGGKFSTSQKRGVFMDQALELLPADYWRWRLTAYGPEHADSAFTWEDFQASTNKDLADVLGNFVNRIVKFAESKFDGVVPEGGEPGPVEIQLEADIKAAVAEATEQLEAMEFRKAAVAIRAAWVLGNEYLQVAAPWTALKTDRDRAAVGVRTGLNLVALFARLAAPILPFTAPKIAASVGVEDLSWPGADEDLLNSLPVGGKVEAQGVLFAKIEDAQVAEWSERFGGADA, from the coding sequence ATGGCCCGCATCCTCATCACCTCGGCGCTGCCCTACATCAACGGCATCAAGCACCTGGGGAATCTGGCGGGCTCGATGTTACCGGCCGACGTCTGGGCGCGGTTCAAGCGGGCCCAGGGGCATGAGGTCCTCTATATCTGCGCCACCGACGAACACGGCACCCCAGCCGAGCTGGCCGCCGCCGCGGCCGGCCAGGATGTGCGGACCTATTGCGACGAGCAGCACGAGATCCAGAAGGCCGCCGGTCAGGCGTTCGGCCTCAGCTACGACTGGTTCGGCCGGTCGTCTAACCCGCAGAACCATCGGTTGACCCAGCATTTCGCCGAGGCGCTGGAGAAGAACGGCCTGATCGAGGAGCGGGTAGATCGGATGATCTATTCGATCGACGACGCCCGCTTCCTGCCTGACCGCTATGTCGAGGGAACCTGCCCCCACTGCGGCCATGTCGGCGCGCGCGGCGATCAGTGCGACAACTGCGGACGCCTGCTGGATCCGACCGACCTGATCGATCCCTATTCGTCGGTGTCGGGCTCCAAGAACCTGGAGGTGCGCGACACGCGTCACCTCTATCTGCTCCAGACCAAGATCGAGCCGGAGATCCGCGCCTGGGTCGACGGCAAGACCGGCTGGCAACAGCTGGCCAAGTCCATCGCCTACAAACATCTGGACGAGGGGCTGATCGACCGGGGCATCACCCGCGACCTGGCCTGGGGCGTGCCGGTGACCAAGGACGGCTTCCCGCGCCCGGGCATGGAGGACAAGGTCTTCTACGTCTGGTTCGACGCCCCCATCGAATACATCGCCGCGACCGAGGAATGGGCCGAGGCGACGGGCGGGTCATGGCGTGACTGGTGGCGTCTGGACGAGGGGGCTGAGGACGTTCGCTATGTCCAGTTCATGGGCAAGGACAACGTCGCCTTCCACACCGTCAGCTTCCCCGCGACCATCATCGGCTCGGGCGAGCCGTGGAAGACGGTGGACCAGCTGAAGGCCTTCAACTGGCTGAACTGGTACGGGGGCAAGTTCTCCACCAGCCAGAAGCGCGGCGTCTTCATGGATCAGGCACTCGAGCTTCTGCCGGCCGATTACTGGCGCTGGCGCCTGACGGCCTACGGGCCGGAGCACGCGGATTCGGCCTTCACCTGGGAGGACTTCCAGGCTTCGACCAACAAGGACCTGGCCGATGTGCTGGGGAACTTCGTCAACCGCATCGTCAAGTTCGCCGAGTCGAAGTTCGACGGCGTCGTGCCGGAGGGCGGCGAACCCGGTCCGGTGGAGATCCAGCTGGAGGCCGACATCAAGGCCGCCGTCGCCGAGGCGACCGAACAGCTGGAGGCGATGGAGTTCAGAAAGGCCGCCGTCGCCATCCGCGCCGCCTGGGTCCTGGGCAACGAATATCTTCAGGTCGCCGCGCCCTGGACGGCGCTGAAGACCGATCGCGACCGCGCGGCGGTGGGGGTGCGCACGGGGCTGAACCTGGTGGCCCTGTTTGCGCGTCTTGCTGCGCCGATCCTGCCCTTCACTGCGCCCAAGATCGCGGCGTCGGTTGGGGTGGAGGACCTGAGCTGGCCTGGCGCCGACGAGGATTTGCTGAACAGTCTGCCTGTGGGCGGCAAGGTGGAAGCTCAGGGCGTATTGTTCGCCAAGATCGAGGACGCCCAGGTCGCCGAATGGTCCGAACGCTTCGGCGGCGCGGACGCCTGA
- a CDS encoding MATE family efflux transporter: MPRPMIALSPQTRTAFRDLLNLAWPVILARIGIMTMGLTDAIVVGNYSSQELAFHSLAWAPTSIVVTTAVGLMLGVQVMTARMLGEGRRHAVGSVLRRGLTYSLQIGVVSMIALIAIGPWGLGKLGLEDGLAEGAGPALIVFALSMPFYLISVTGQFFLEALGRPKPGMVAMWVANGVNLVLNIVLVPDLLGFGFDGAFASAWATFGARAALAIFLVIYILRLPEARVLGIFDKPERDPEAAREQVKVGLGAGASYFIEVGAFSGFTFFAGQIGTAETAAWAVVLNVSAIVFMLPMGLSSATAVLVGRSYGAGDGRGVLRAGLVGLGVVTALTLVVALLVWPSAHLIVGAYNRDPALLAIAAPALVLATLFFVADGIQVVAAQANRAAGDVWWPTIMHFAAYGAVMMPLGWVLAHQMGVNGLVWAVVIASLASSTLLTGRFIRIARRLPQGV, encoded by the coding sequence GTGCCGCGTCCGATGATCGCGCTCAGCCCCCAGACCCGTACCGCCTTCCGCGACCTGCTGAACCTGGCATGGCCGGTCATCCTGGCGCGTATCGGCATCATGACCATGGGCCTGACCGACGCCATCGTGGTGGGCAACTATTCCAGCCAGGAGCTGGCGTTCCATTCGTTGGCCTGGGCGCCGACGTCCATCGTGGTGACGACGGCGGTGGGCCTGATGCTGGGCGTGCAGGTGATGACGGCGCGGATGCTGGGCGAGGGGCGTCGGCACGCTGTCGGCTCGGTGCTGCGTCGCGGCCTGACCTATTCGTTGCAGATCGGCGTGGTGTCGATGATCGCCCTGATCGCCATCGGCCCGTGGGGGCTTGGCAAGCTGGGGCTGGAGGATGGTCTGGCGGAGGGCGCCGGGCCTGCCCTGATCGTCTTCGCCCTGTCCATGCCCTTCTATCTGATCTCGGTGACGGGCCAGTTCTTCCTGGAGGCTCTGGGCCGGCCCAAGCCCGGCATGGTCGCCATGTGGGTGGCGAACGGGGTCAATCTGGTGCTGAACATCGTGCTGGTGCCGGACCTGCTCGGCTTTGGCTTCGACGGCGCCTTCGCCTCGGCCTGGGCGACGTTCGGGGCGCGGGCGGCGCTGGCGATCTTTCTGGTGATCTACATCCTGCGTCTGCCCGAGGCGCGGGTGCTGGGCATCTTCGACAAGCCCGAGCGCGATCCCGAGGCCGCGCGCGAGCAGGTCAAGGTCGGCCTGGGCGCCGGGGCCTCCTACTTCATCGAGGTCGGGGCCTTCTCGGGCTTCACCTTCTTCGCCGGTCAGATCGGCACGGCGGAGACGGCGGCCTGGGCGGTGGTGCTGAACGTCTCGGCGATCGTGTTCATGCTGCCCATGGGTCTGTCGTCGGCGACGGCGGTGCTGGTGGGCCGCAGCTACGGCGCCGGCGACGGGCGAGGGGTGTTGCGCGCCGGGCTGGTCGGGCTGGGCGTCGTCACGGCTTTGACGCTGGTGGTCGCCCTGCTGGTATGGCCCAGCGCCCATCTGATCGTCGGGGCCTATAATCGCGATCCGGCGCTGCTGGCCATCGCTGCGCCGGCCCTGGTGCTGGCGACTCTTTTCTTTGTGGCGGACGGCATTCAGGTTGTTGCGGCCCAGGCCAACCGCGCGGCGGGCGACGTCTGGTGGCCCACCATCATGCATTTCGCCGCCTATGGGGCGGTGATGATGCCGCTGGGCTGGGTGCTGGCGCATCAGATGGGCGTCAACGGCCTTGTCTGGGCGGTGGTGATCGCCAGCCTGGCGTCCTCGACCCTGCTGACCGGGCGTTTCATCCGTATTGCGCGCCGTCTGCCGCAAGGCGTTTGA
- a CDS encoding DUF1489 family protein yields MPLHMIKLGVGVPDVEWLEARAARGGALVVHTRMTPKRAPEIEDGGSLYWVVKGTIVCRQPVLDIATLGEGKQSRCEITLEPKVIRTAPMARRPFQGWRYFEPKDAPVDLTDLDAGEAPEELVRQLRELGAW; encoded by the coding sequence ATGCCGCTTCACATGATCAAGCTGGGCGTCGGGGTGCCGGACGTCGAATGGCTGGAGGCCCGCGCCGCCCGGGGCGGGGCGCTCGTCGTCCACACACGCATGACGCCGAAACGGGCGCCCGAGATCGAGGACGGCGGCTCGCTTTACTGGGTGGTGAAGGGGACGATCGTCTGTCGCCAACCGGTGCTGGACATCGCCACCTTGGGCGAGGGCAAGCAGAGCCGATGCGAGATCACGCTCGAGCCCAAGGTCATCCGCACGGCGCCCATGGCCCGGCGACCCTTCCAGGGCTGGCGCTATTTCGAGCCCAAGGATGCGCCGGTCGATCTGACCGACCTCGACGCCGGCGAGGCCCCGGAGGAACTGGTGCGTCAGCTTCGCGAACTGGGCGCCTGGTAG
- a CDS encoding putative quinol monooxygenase, whose protein sequence is MYGLITRLTAHPGRRDELGLCLLDPNVKRPGCHSYVVAHDVNDADALLVTEVWMSKASHDAWFNTIRESRVMRPALGLIALWGDTVVTRPIGGVGL, encoded by the coding sequence ATGTACGGATTGATTACCCGCTTGACGGCCCATCCCGGCCGCCGCGACGAACTGGGCCTCTGCCTGTTGGACCCCAATGTGAAGCGACCAGGCTGCCACAGCTACGTCGTGGCGCACGACGTGAATGACGCCGACGCCCTGCTCGTCACAGAGGTCTGGATGAGCAAGGCCTCACACGACGCCTGGTTCAACACGATCCGCGAATCCAGAGTGATGCGTCCGGCGCTCGGCCTGATCGCGCTATGGGGCGATACGGTCGTGACACGCCCGATCGGCGGCGTGGGGCTTTAG
- a CDS encoding acetyl/propionyl/methylcrotonyl-CoA carboxylase subunit alpha — protein sequence MFKSVLVANRGEIACRVFRTAKRMGIRTIAVYSEADADALHVREADEAVLIGPAAARESYLDGAKVLAAAKATGAEAIHPGYGFLSENADFAEAVAAAGLIWIGPDPSSIRAMGLKDAAKALMIQAGVPVTPGYQGADQSEETLTAEAARIGYPVLIKAVAGGGGKGMKRVDDPADFAAGLASAKREGAAAFGDDRVLIERYITRPRHIEVQVFGDKHGEVVHLYERDCSLQRRHQKVIEEAPAPGMSDDVRAAVTGAAIKAARAVNYVGAGTIEFIADASDGLKADGVWFMEMNTRLQVEHPVTESVTGVDLVEWQFRVAAGEPLPLKQDEIELNGWAMEARLYAEDPANGFLPSIGKLEHFVMPDGIRVDTGVEQGGEVSQFYDPMIAKLIVHEDTREAAAARLAEAAGEVEVWPVKANAGFLKRCLEHPRFVAGDVDTGFIAAEEAALQPQPSDEATLAALTLIAEAAADAVEARSDRFSPWGGQPGLSYGVRLNAPAQTTVWAHVDGQGVSAAVTPVETGWRGSQGELAHVGFDQVQAGDRLFGYQAVDDSFVLFVDGEARRVTPYRAAVGSGAGAVSDGSLRAPMPGKIVATPVKAGDAVTKGQPVVVLEAMKMEHALTAPFDGVVESVASLGDQVVEAAVLAVVKAD from the coding sequence CCCTGCATGTGCGCGAAGCCGACGAGGCGGTGCTGATCGGTCCGGCGGCGGCGCGCGAAAGCTATCTGGACGGCGCCAAGGTGCTGGCGGCGGCCAAGGCGACCGGCGCAGAGGCGATCCATCCCGGATATGGCTTCCTGAGCGAGAACGCCGACTTCGCCGAGGCCGTCGCGGCGGCGGGCCTGATCTGGATCGGGCCGGACCCGTCCTCGATTCGCGCCATGGGCCTGAAGGACGCGGCCAAGGCGCTGATGATCCAGGCCGGGGTGCCGGTGACGCCGGGCTATCAGGGCGCAGATCAGTCGGAGGAAACCCTGACGGCCGAGGCGGCGCGGATCGGTTATCCGGTGCTGATCAAGGCGGTCGCGGGCGGCGGCGGCAAGGGGATGAAACGGGTCGATGATCCGGCCGATTTCGCCGCCGGTCTGGCCAGCGCCAAGCGGGAAGGGGCTGCGGCCTTCGGCGACGACCGGGTTCTGATCGAACGCTACATCACCCGTCCGCGCCATATCGAGGTGCAGGTGTTTGGCGACAAGCACGGCGAGGTCGTCCACCTTTATGAGCGTGACTGTTCGCTGCAACGCCGCCACCAGAAGGTGATCGAAGAGGCGCCCGCGCCCGGCATGAGCGATGACGTGCGCGCCGCCGTGACCGGGGCCGCGATCAAGGCGGCCCGGGCGGTCAACTACGTCGGGGCCGGCACGATCGAGTTCATCGCCGACGCCTCGGACGGGCTGAAGGCGGACGGCGTCTGGTTCATGGAGATGAACACCCGGCTGCAGGTCGAACATCCCGTGACCGAGAGCGTGACGGGCGTCGATCTGGTCGAATGGCAGTTCCGCGTCGCGGCGGGCGAGCCGCTGCCGCTGAAGCAGGATGAGATCGAGCTGAACGGCTGGGCCATGGAGGCGCGGCTGTATGCCGAGGATCCCGCCAATGGCTTCCTGCCCTCCATCGGCAAGCTGGAGCACTTCGTCATGCCGGACGGGATCCGCGTCGATACCGGCGTGGAGCAGGGCGGCGAGGTCAGCCAGTTCTACGATCCGATGATCGCCAAGCTGATCGTGCACGAGGACACGCGCGAGGCGGCGGCGGCGCGTCTGGCCGAGGCGGCGGGCGAGGTCGAGGTCTGGCCGGTCAAGGCGAACGCCGGCTTCCTGAAACGGTGCCTGGAGCACCCACGCTTCGTCGCCGGCGACGTGGACACGGGCTTCATCGCGGCGGAGGAGGCGGCGTTGCAGCCGCAGCCGTCCGACGAAGCAACGCTGGCGGCCCTGACCCTGATTGCAGAAGCAGCGGCGGATGCGGTCGAGGCGCGTTCGGACCGGTTCAGCCCCTGGGGCGGTCAGCCGGGTTTGTCCTATGGCGTGCGCCTGAATGCGCCGGCGCAGACGACCGTCTGGGCCCATGTCGACGGTCAGGGCGTGTCCGCTGCGGTGACGCCGGTCGAAACTGGCTGGCGCGGTTCTCAAGGCGAACTGGCTCACGTCGGGTTTGACCAGGTTCAGGCCGGGGATCGCCTGTTCGGCTATCAGGCCGTCGACGACAGTTTCGTCCTGTTCGTCGATGGCGAGGCGCGTCGCGTCACGCCTTATCGCGCTGCCGTGGGGTCGGGCGCGGGCGCGGTGTCGGACGGTTCGCTGCGCGCGCCCATGCCGGGCAAGATCGTGGCTACGCCGGTCAAGGCCGGCGATGCCGTGACGAAAGGCCAGCCGGTCGTGGTGCTGGAAGCTATGAAGATGGAACACGCCCTGACCGCGCCGTTCGACGGCGTGGTGGAAAGCGTCGCGTCTCTTGGCGATCAGGTCGTCGAGGCGGCCGTGCTGGCGGTGGTGAAGGCGGACTAA